A region of Ornithodoros turicata isolate Travis chromosome 5, ASM3712646v1, whole genome shotgun sequence DNA encodes the following proteins:
- the LOC135395023 gene encoding uncharacterized protein LOC135395023: protein MSTNPTRPLVVRDEEIVIVVLVLIVWLAVILLFFNKWGKIRMLEPYQPQYQAHFSRAASLGPTAPQILVDRSASIPRRIRQNSVFVASHTTQPLSRRTKSAEDINSLVVHIEQQSGSSRSTAL, encoded by the coding sequence ATGTCGACGAATCCGACACGACCCCTGGTGGTACGTGATGAAGAGATTGTGATCGTGGTGTTGGTGCTCATCGTCTGGCTGGCCGTCATCCTTCTCTTCTTCAACAAGTGGGGCAAGATCCGCATGTTGGAGCCCTACCAGCCTCAGTACCAGGCACACTTCTCCAGGGCAGCGTCCCTCGGTCCCACAGCACCGCAGATCCTGGTCGACCGGTCCGCCAGCATTCCCAGGCGGATTCGACAAAACTCCGTCTTCGTCGCCAGTCACACGACACAGCCGCTTTCCAGGCGGACGAAGAGCGCCGAGGACATCAACTCTCTCGTCGTTCACATTGAACAGCAGTCGGGCTCCAGCAGGTCCACCGCGCTCTGA
- the LOC135395025 gene encoding cystinosin homolog, translated as MLALLLLLLILCAGDAQIQVSTNVVDILVTERSGFSVSLTESSSKERVDVRPYEGEDVLASPGNLTFWLKENETRWINVSATRAGHAVISVNSADTEHFVTVNVFKVRWLNVLSAIFGWVYFVAWSVSFYPQIYLNWKRKSVVGLDFDFVFLNVTGFVAYSTFNLGIFFSTVVQEEYLSSHPSGAIPVQVNDIVFSLHATLATVITAIQCLIYERQNQTISLAARILLGALWLAALIFLLVTVAGVNPYTPWFTFLNFVSGVKLAITLIKYIPQAFFNFRRKSTIGWSIGNILLDFTGGVFSMLQMFVIAYNFDDWTSLFGNVTKFGLGVVSIGFDVLFMLQHYVFFSSHKKKSHPTPYAEALSSST; from the exons ATGTTGGCTCTGCTGCTGCTCCTCCTCATCTTGTGTGCAG GTGATGCACAGATACAGGTGTCCACCAACGTGGTGGACATCTTGGTCACTGAGCGTAGCGGATTCTCCGTCTCCCTCAC TGAGAGTTCATCCAAGGAGAGAGTGGATGTGCGCCCGTACGAAGGCGAAGACGTCCTGGCATCGCCCGGAAACCTGACGTTCTGGTTGAAGGAGAACGAGACGCGTTGGATCAACGTTTCAGCTACGAGAGCCGGACACGCTGTCATCTCCGTCAACAGCGCGGACACTGA GCATTTTGTGACGGTGAACGTGTTCAAGGTTCGCTGGTTGAACGTCCTGAGTGCTATCTTTGGTTGGGTCTACTTCGTCGCCTGGTCTGTCTCTTTCTACCCCCAGATCTACCTCAACTGGAAAAGGAAAAG TGTGGTAGGACTTGACTTCGACTTCGTCTTTCTGAACGTCACTGGGTTCGTGGCCTACTCCACCTTCAACCTAGGCATCTTCTTCAGCACCGTAGTTCAG GAGGAATACTTGTCGTCGCACCCGTCAGGAGCAATTCCCGTGCAGGTCAACGACATCGTATTCAGCCTTCACGCTACCCTGGCCACCGTCATCACTGCCATTCAGTGCCTCATATACGAG CGACAGAACCAAACAATCTCCCTGGCTGCCCGTATCCTCTTGGGGGCACTGTGGCTGGCAGCGCTTATCTTCCTCCTGGTCACCGTTGCCGGAGTCAACCCTTACACCCCGTGGTTCACCTTCTTGAACTTCGTCTCCGGCGTCAAGTTGGCCATAACCCTCATCAAGTATATTCCGCAG GCATTCTTCAACTTCCGGCGAAAGTCCACCATTGGCTGGAGTATCGGCAATATCCTTCTCGATTTTACCGGAGGGGTATTCAGCATGTTGCAGATGTTTGTCATCGCCTACAACTTCG ATGATTGGACCTCATTGTTCGGCAACGTGACCAAGTTCGGCCTCGGAGTCGTCAGTATCGGCTTCGACGTCTTGTTCATGCTACAACACTACGTCTTCTTCAGCAGTCATAAAAAAAAGTCGCACCCAACGCCTTATGCAGAAGCGCTGTCATCTTCAACGTGA